A stretch of DNA from Odontesthes bonariensis isolate fOdoBon6 chromosome 2, fOdoBon6.hap1, whole genome shotgun sequence:
GCATAACAAACAGATGCTTGAAATGATTCCCCCAAAGTCCCATCGAGCTGCGACTTCAGGAAGCAGCTCCACAGACGGCTCGTTAAATATTTCTGATGAATGCAGATGTTGCCTCCAGAGGTTCTACAGCTGTGATGGCGTGAGGACAGACCGAAAGAAATGACTTCTACTCGCCTGCAGAAGGGTTTCTACATGTTTCTAGCTACAGTTATTCAGAAGCGATGAAGATTTTagtacaacccccccccccctttctgccCCCCCGCCGCCTCATCGGGAGTCAGGCGGCGTTCGCCACGTCGAGGCGAAACCGAGGAAACGAGCTCGAAGCTTCGGGGACGAGAGAATCACAAAATATCTAAGAGAGCGAAAAGGTTGGtaggaaacaaaagaagaaacaaaacaaaagaaaaaacaaaggaaataacaaaatgaaaaagaaaacgttCCTCGAGTCGGTCGcaggcagaaaaacaaaaagaaaagatggcGCCCGGCCCGGCTGGAGGAGCTCCccacctcccatgatgcactggGGTTAGGGAGCGGGGCTTACTGCAGTTTCAAACGTGTTTCATCGCCTCAGAGAAACAAACATTTCAAAACTTTATCTACAAAAACCAAAAAAGAGGAGACGAGCGCCTTGGAGCCGCAGCTttccaggaaaaacacacaaaaaaaggaatTCTGAACTGGAAAAGAAGTGTTTTTATTATCGAGACAAATACAGAAAGAGGGGCTGCGTCCACGCCAGACCCCCCCGCCTCCTCCAGCCTTCCTTCATATCCACCCCCCTCCCTCACCCAGActcccctcctcccctccccATCACGACTTCCTGGATCCAGACTCCCAACGTGCCGGTCCTTCACTCCGCTTTGCGCTTCATCCCAGGAACCTTCGCCTGGATCCTGCGGGTCAGAGAACAGCAGCagtcagaaccacagaaccacacCGGGTCACATGACTCAGCCCGTCAGAACCACACGGGTCACATGACTCAGCCCGTCAGAACCACACGGGTCACACTACTCAGAACCACAGCGGGTCACATGTCAGCAGCATCACTAACAGAACACCTTCCCCTGCAGGTGAAGCTTTAAACAGATAAATCGGTCTAATTTCAGGTAGATGGGGCTCAGAATGGAAACCACTCAGTGGgatcacatggctctgaaaggatcagattattggctaaattacaatcagaatgagttattaagggtaattctccttggatatatggcggtgaatgaatgggatcagaggcacaaagcgtgtcataccccggtatgataggtggcgctgtacccattccagctgttgctaatagagccacttcctgttgacctcttcaccaccaacaacaacaacaaactcaggcgttggagaaagatggagaacgcagagccagatgaagctacgtccctctacatttggtctgtgatgagctgcttgttgcacaaactcgatgcccaacggagcattctccatcgcgttgtttgtttctttctgacggcgacaacaacaggaatatcgtctcctttgacttccgggtcacgaccccgggaaaacatctggagcatgcgcagaacgcaaagtctgattcaccacgagcttcagcgtctacaagcaggtttagagtgactttcaacccagttatcttggggtctgaatccgatccgatccaattcttagtcagattaaggtgtctacatgcacttaataactcagtctgtgttcgaaaccgcctactacatacttccatactacatactgatcgatcagacagtatgcagagcgtttacccacaatgcatttcgctcctgcccgagctgaaatcagccggcctgaagctgatttctcttaagctctaaactctgtaaactttagcaacatttgaaacattttcaggtgagaaagtagtcgtttagatccccaacgtgttgaaaacctgacaaaataccggctgtttaccattttgttcccacgaattcggcgctactaaagctagccgcagtgagtaacgcacttcctgttattttcacaaaataaaatacccgttgccttttatcatagggaaagccattaccatacaattggtgcttttgttttgaaaacaggaagtgaacctaccctcgttgtagctagcttgaaactgccgttttgacaggaaatgacgatcggcgacgtcacgttacgttgcatcttgggtagtttgagtatgagtagtaacctcatgatgcatacccaacatttcagagaatctagtacgcatccgggaacttctcgcttactaaaactcgcatactaactcagaaagttagtaggagaagtatgcgtttggaacacagccaccgtctacaagcaggtttagagtgactttcaacctatatatctcggggtcttaatccgatccgatccagttctaagtcagattaaggtgtctacatgcacttaataactcagtctgattgtaatttagccaaaaatccgatcctttcagtgccatgtgaccccgctgagTGTAGCAGCAGTGATGATGAAACTAACAGAGATGAACACCAGTTCTTGGCCACTAAAACACTGAAGAATCAGGATCTGATTAAAGACGTTTCactgattttctgttgtttttatgaggattaaatgagagaaaaacatgaaaaaggtcAGAAGCTGGAACAGCTTTGTTCATAGATCATCTACGGTTTCTCTGCCTGATGGAAGCTGGCTGCAGAGATGGGACGTTTTCCTTTAAAAGGATGAAAGTCTGAAGCTCTTTCATGTGAAACCTCTTTATGAACCTGGTCCCGAACACTGAAACTCTCAgggttagctttagctgctgctaaaggaacagcaataaaaaAGCTGGAGCTCTTTCAGGGCACAAACAGAAACTTACTTTCCGACGACATCTTTGACCTGGTTGTTGACCAGAGCCAGGTAGTGGTCGATCTGAGCCTGAAACACAGCGAGAGGACACCTCAGTTAGACGCACAGCTCATGAGATTCCATCATATAACAGCAGaatgggaggcggagcctctgAGCTCGTGTTTAAAACTCTTCTCCATCACATCTTAAacatctcacagctggatgttttcccAGCAGAGCACTTTtcaggttcccagagtttctgatCTCTGGTTAGTTTCTACAGTCAATCCTAAAAAACTAACATCCAACTTTAGGTTCATTCACAGAGaggtgcattgtgggtaaaagcGCGGCTCTCACCTGATGTTTCTCGTAGACGATCGGGCACAAGAACACTGCAACCAGAcctgaggaagaagaagaaacaatttCAGCCGCAGTTTCCTGACCTCACCACCAGGTGGAGCCAAAGATCCGACCGCGGGCACACGTGTCAGTCATGGAGGGGCCCAGTGCATTGTGGGAAAAGCTGCTCACCCAGAATAATGAGAGTCAGCCCGTTGAACAAGGCACCGACGTAGGTCAGAATCCACATCAGGACAGCAAACTgcacagaggaggagaagaagaaaggcagccaatcagaggctgAGCGGTAAGGATGTCCCATCATGCATCAGGGAGGAGCTTGATGGAGGCGGGTCACATGTGCTGCAGGCGGGCCCTCACCTTGATGGAGTCCACCAGGTCCTCCACCAGGAACAGGCGCCTCAGTTCCCCGATGATCTTGTTCAGTTTGGCCAGAATCAAGTCGCTGTACTTGTGGACCATGTCCTCAGACAGCGCCACCTCCTGGTCCAGGTACTGCctaaggtgggggggggggcagagcgGGGTTAAACACGAGCAGCCACTGGGTCTGGCTCAAAGCCCGAGCCCAACATGGGACCAGGAAGATCACATTACACTAGATCCCGGGGCAGTTTCTGCACCGAGAAATAAAggaactttaacatttatttgTACTAAAGAAACTTTTTACAGCTTAAATGTGAGAATTTTAAATTGTTCCCATTGTCCAGCTGCATAGGACAATAAAGTTTGAACTTTATTCTAACTTCCTTTGAAATAAATCACCTCTGAACTTTTCTCCTTCAGTTTTTCTCTGAGCAGAGTGAGACCTCTGAGCATCAAAGcagctttgtttttttaccttCCGCCCACCGGTCCAAGAGGAGCTggcccagaaccagaaccgctTCAGTCCAAAGACATGAAGTTAATTAGTTAATTAGTTTCCAAATATTCCATGAAACTGTTTTCCAAGCTGATTAAAGACCTGAAATCTGCAGAAGCCAGCAGCTAATCTGACTGCGTGTTAATCAGAGTTAAATGGACTGAGAGGCTGTAAGAAGGTTTTGTTCAGCAGCCAGAAAGACGGATCAGCTCAGAGGAAAAACTACAATCTTCTTTCAACACCACCACGCTGCGTTTTCAGGGTCACCtctaagccccgcctcctctgctaagccccgccccctcacatccaccctgctggacggatgaagccagcttctggtggaaatgttctgctgtcagctgcactgaggagcatgcatcttccatccagcagcagcctcagaggatatcagagcccagtggataaactccatctgaggctaatgttccagcagagttagctaaagactgtggatgaactctatctgaggctaatgttccagcagagttagctacagactgtggatgaactctatctgtggctaatgttccagcagagttagctaaagactgtggataaactctatctgaggctaatgttccagcagagttagctaaagactgtggatgaactctatctgaggctaatgttccagcagagttagctaaagactgtggatgaactctatctgaggctaatgttccagcagagttagctacagactgtggatgaactctatctgaggctaatgttccagcagagttagctacagactgtggatgaactctatctgaggctaatgttccagcagagttagctacagactgtggataaactctatctgaggctaatgttccagcagagttagctaaagactgtggatgaactctatctgaggctaatgttccagcagagttagctacagactgtggatgaactctatctgaggctaatgttccagcagagttagctacagactgtggataaactctatctgaggctaatgttccagcagagttagctaaagactgtggatgaactctatctgaggctaatgttccagcagagttagctaaagactgtggatgaactctatctgaggctaatgttccagcagagttagctacagactgtggatgaactctatctgaggctaatgttccagcagagttagctaaagactgtggataaactctatctgaggctaatgttccagcagagttagctaaagactgtggatgaactctgaggctaatgttccagcagagttagctacagactgtggatgaactctatctgaggctaatgttccagcagagttagctaaagactgtggatgaactctgaggctaatgttccagcagagttagctacagactgtggatgaactctatctgaggctaatgttccagcagagttagctacagactgtggatgaactctgaggctaatgttccagcagagttagctaaagactgtggatgaactctatctgaggctaatgttccagcagagttagctacagactgtggatgaactctatctgaggctaatgttccagcagagttagctacagactgtggatgaactctgaggctaatgttccagcagagttagctacagactgtggatgaactctatctgaggctaatgttccagcagagttagctaaagactgtggatgaactctatctgaagctaatgttccagcagagttagctacagactgtggatgtgcagcagccacttttcatcccactgttttaacaacttggtccacttcgacgctggactgaagaaactgagccacagagagggatcagttccagctctcagagcctgaacatCAGagcagcttctaaggagttattgctgttcctttagcagcagctaacgctaacagcttagctaatgaaggtgacgtacaccagcttctaaggagttattgctgttcctttagcagcagctaacgctaacagcttagctaatgaaggtgacgtacaccagcttctaaggagttattgctgttcctttagcagcagctaacgctaacagcttagctaatgaaggtgacgtacaccagcttctaaggagttattgctgttcctttagcagcagctaacgctaacagcttagctaatgaaggtgacgtacaccagcttctaaggagttattgctgttcctttagcagcagctaacgctaacagcttagctaatgaaggtgacgtacaccagcttctaaggagttattgctgttccttaagcagctaacgctaacagcttagctaatgaagatgacataCACCAGCCTTTGGCAGCCTTTCTTAGATCACCTAGCTCAGTACAATCATCATTAATAAGACCCATTATAGGCTGCTCACCTCTTCTTTGAGAATGTGTCCACGTACATAGAGGGATGCAATACGTTTGTCATTGCTTGAAGTGTACGCCCTGTTCAGTTTGTGCTGTTGTTTggccaattctttttttttttttttattattatttttctttaaatttgtttcttcattttttatataggcatatttattttttgttactattatttaattaatttttctaTTATCCTTATTTCTCTTGTATGTCCTAAATAACTTGAAAAAGACCTAATAAAaatattgtgcaaaaaaaaattttttataaaaaaaaaaaaaaaaaaaaattaaaattaaaaaaaacaaactaccaGAAACACAACTAAGAGTCTTTCAGGGTATAAAAacctgtcttttttcttttttcatcctCACATTTATTTAGTTTCAGGACTGAtttgactttgtttttgtaACTTTGGCAGTTAAAGGCTCGTCGGGGGTCTTTTAATGTGAAACATCCAGACTGGGACGGAGGCCTGGTGTCCCCTCTGGGTGCTACTCACTTGAACGGGTGCCCCTCGTCGGACTTCTGGATGGCCTGCAGGATGCCTTTGTATATCCTGAAGCAGATGGTGACTGAGAGCAGCGCCAGGCCGATGTAGGAGCACACGCTCACGATGCTGCACATCGTCagggagagcagcagcagcagggcggCGCCGAACACCACGCCCGTGGTCTTCACATCGCGCCAGTAGAGGAGATCCACCACTGCGGGGGGAGCGAGCACACATCAGCCACGTGCACGCCCTTTAAAAACAGCTCCATTATCACTACAGAACGTCTGAAATATGAGAAACATCTGGAGATGTGGGACAGTAGTTTGTGCATCTGAACGTTAACTGAACCGAACCATCTTCAGATGCTTTTAAAGCGTCAAAGTGACGTTAAAAGAACCAGAAAAAAATCATCCCGGATCAGCTGAGGAGCCGGAACTGATCCGATTTATCCAACAACGGGACAGAACCACAGGGAGATCCTGGCCACAGATCTTATGAGCATCACGGGACAGACGAGAAGCAGAAATGGGTTAGTGTGGCGTTCAGGTGCCCTCAGGGAGAATCAGCTTCCTCTGATGGTTTAAAACGCCCAGCGACTCTGCCCATGTGACCATGGCTGAgttccaaactgcatactactcctactaacttttactttttttaagttcccggatgcatactagattctccgaaatgttgggtatgcatcatgaggttactactcatactcaaactacccaagatgcaacgtaacgtgacgtcgccgatcgtcatttcctgtcaaaacggcagtttcaagctagctacaacgagggtaggttcacttcctgttttcaaaacaaaagcaccaattgtatggtaatggctttccctatgataaaaggcaacgggtattttattttgtgaaaataaccggaagtgcgttagctcactgcggctagctttagtagcgccgaattcgtgggaagaaaattgtaaatagccggtattttgtcaggttttcaacacgttggggatctaaacgactcaCTTTAACGACTCACTCAGAGTGGATTCTACGAAGCTTCCTGTGAACGAGCAGCGCAGCTTTCTGACATCTTTTCAGTGTTTGATGCTTAAAACGCAGAAGAAAAGACCACAGCAGCAGCTGTAACGGCTCTCAGGCCGTTTCCTCCTCTTAAACCGCCTGCGGGTTTCAGATAAGGACCAACAGAAGTTACGTTTTAGAGGCCTGAACATGAACATCCGGCCTGGTTGACAGCTGCCtcataaaatcacaagtttgTTCACATTAATGTCACATTTAACATGGGGATAAACCAGTTAAAGAATAAACTTTTTACTCAAAGTCCAGAAAAAGCCACATTTGAGGAGAAGATATTCAAATGTTCTACTTCTATTTTACATTCTGAGGCCTGTTTCCACACAAAAAGctgcaaaacataaatattcTGACCAGAACTCTTCATCTTTAACCGTAATTATACAGTTTATGGGCCAATATGGATTTATTACAGTTACTAACCAACAGGTTCATCAGATTACTAACATGAATAATCTAAAATAACATCCGTTTCAGCCTAAAAAGATCTGAAAGCATCATCGATGTTTTCCCCTCAGTTAGAAATGAAACTTGTTTTAAGGCTCAAACCGGGCCAGAAGAGAAGATGCCAACAAAGTCTACATAAACAACCAGAGCCGAACAAGAGCTGAAGTTCAGACGAGTAGCGACAGCGAGCAGAGCGTGGAGGCAGAAACAGAGAGCCGAGGCGTTACTGATCCGCCGCCGCTGCCCATCAGAGAGACGCTAACAGATGCTAACACAGCTGGGTGTTAGCTAAAGATGTTAACATAGCTGGGTGTTAGCTAAAGATGTTAACATAGCTGGGTGTTAGCTAAAGATGTTAACACAGATGGGTGTTAGCTAAAGATGTTAACACAGCTGGGTGTTAGCTAAAGATGTTAACACAGATGGGTGTTAGCTAAAGATGTTAACACAGCTGGGTGTTAGCTAAAGATGTTAACACAGCTGGGTGTTAGCTAAAGATGTTAACACAGATGGGTGTTAGCTAAAGATGTTAACATAGCTGGGTGTTAGCTAAAGATGTTAACATAGCTGGGTGTTAGCTAAAGATGTTAACACAGCTGGGTGTTAGCTAAAGATGTTAACACAGATGGGTGTTAGCTAAAGATGTTAACACAGCTGGGTGTTAGCTAAAGATGTTAACACAGCTGGGTGTTAGCTAAAGATGTTAACACAGCTGGGTGTTAGCTAAAGATGTTAACACAGATGGGTGTTAGCTAAAGATGTTAACGCAGCTGGGTGTTAGCTAAAGATGTTAACACAGATGGGTGTTAGCTAAAGATGTTAACACAGATGGGTGTTAGCTAAAGATGTTAACACAGCTGGGTGTTAGCTAAAGATGTTAACATAGCTGGGTGTTAGCTAAAGATGTTAACATAGCTGGGTGTTAGCTAAAGATGTTAACACAGATGGGTATTAGCTAAATATGttaacacagctggatgttagctaGAGACGCTAACAGATTTAACACAGCTGGGTGTTAGCTAGAGATGCTAACAGGTGCTAACACAGCTGGGTGTTAGCTAGAGACGCTAACAAATGCTAACACAGCTAGATGTTAGCTAGAGACGCTAACAGATGctaacacagctggatgttagctaGAAAGCTAACAGCTGCCGTTCTACAGTCCTGTTGTCGAGCCCTAAATGTGGATAAAGTTGGTTCAGAATGTAAATCGATCACTGTCCTTTGAGGAATGAAACGGTTTGAGTTTCATCATAATTATATCCCTAAAAACTCAAGTTTTTCAGACTAAAACTCTGCATGTGGAGGTTAGGGTGGAGGTGGTGTTAAAGCTCCTGGGAGCTCCAGGACACCCGGGGCTGAAGGCTGACGGGTCACAGGACCCCGCTGGGAGAGAAGGATCCCGGTTTCACAGATTCAGAGTCtgatcggttcccttatcggaCACGCAGACCATCAAAGATCCTGTGAAAAGGCTTCAAACCGCAGACGGACGTCAGATGATGGGCTTTAAAAGCAAACCCAGGCCTCACAGGAGCTGCGAGCGGCCGCAACACGGCCAGAAAATGGCTTTACAGCCAATAAATGAGCTTATGGGGCCCAAAAGCTTTAATCAGATTTTCTGCAGCGGGTTGCTGCCAAGAGGCCGAGCGCTGGGAAACAGACTTTCATCCCCTCCTGAAGCCACAGAAACTcaataaaaagaggaaaaatgacACGATGCATCAAACCGATGCACAAAGCGACCCTAAAAAGAGACCGAAAACCAGAGTTAAATACGCTGTGAAGCCGATAAATAACACGAATGTTCAGCTGGAAAAGCAGGCAATTAAACAAAAAGTTGAACAATCTGATCATTTAATAATCAGAGGGATAAATAAACGTTAAAAAGAAGTGAATAAATATCCAGTTTTAGTCTGAACCATCAGTCCAACATGGAGTTAAATCAGATTTAATTTAGTCAGAGTTTGGACTCAGAAAAGCTTGATTTGAATATTTcttacattatattacatatattttaagctgctcctcatcctctaTCCTGGTCTAACTGATCTCAGATCAGCCCTGGTTCTCTGGCTGGCTGACTCCAGATCAGCTGCTTTTTCTGGAGTCCTTTCACACACAGAAACCCGGCGGAACCGGGGAGGTTCGGGAAGGTTCTGCGGGCTGAAGGTGCCTGTGGGCGGTGCCAGccagctgcatgctgcatgctgcatgcccccccccccccagcagtggggcacacacacagagccatTGTGTGGACAGAAAACGGCTAAAAAGCAGGAGAGCAGCGGAgctggggagggaggggggaggagggggtgcccggTCCAAATGTGGCCGCCTGGCTACATATGGTAGCAGGCTTAAAAATAGAGCCGCATCACAGCGCTCTGCCCCCGGCCGCTGATCTCACTCCaacccccccacctcctctgacACGGTCCCCGTCCCAAAGCCTTTTATCATCCCATCCGCCCCTGGATGCAGACGCCCCCCCCGCTGGGAGCTCACATCTCCCGGCGGGTACCAAACGTCAAAGCGTCCGGCATGACCTCCGCAGGCGGCCCGATCCGCCTCCAACCCCCGCGGCCGGAGGCCGCCCGCAGCCCCGGtgctctcacactcacacacacacggacacacggACGCCGCCATAACCGCCGCATGATCAACGCAGACACGGGCGAGTCggagaagaaagagaaagagcgCAGACAAAAGATTAGAAGCGGACTAACCCCGTTTGGCGTCCATCTTGAACCTCCGCTTAGCATGCAGCTGGACTGCGCCTGCGCAAGACTGACGGGAGGTGAGACAGGGGGAGGAATCGCGCATGCGCAGCTCCAACCACCAACAGTCTGAGTTTTAACGTGAATTCAGGtggattctgtttttcttccggt
This window harbors:
- the rtn4a gene encoding reticulon-4a isoform X5; this encodes MDAKRVVDLLYWRDVKTTGVVFGAALLLLLSLTMCSIVSVCSYIGLALLSVTICFRIYKGILQAIQKSDEGHPFKQYLDQEVALSEDMVHKYSDLILAKLNKIIGELRRLFLVEDLVDSIKFAVLMWILTYVGALFNGLTLIILGLVAVFLCPIVYEKHQAQIDHYLALVNNQVKDVVGKIQAKVPGMKRKAE
- the rtn4a gene encoding reticulon-4a isoform X6; the protein is MDTDCVEKKEPVAQPWKEQVVDLLYWRDVKTTGVVFGAALLLLLSLTMCSIVSVCSYIGLALLSVTICFRIYKGILQAIQKSDEGHPFKQYLDQEVALSEDMVHKYSDLILAKLNKIIGELRRLFLVEDLVDSIKFAVLMWILTYVGALFNGLTLIILGLVAVFLCPIVYEKHQAQIDHYLALVNNQVKDVVGKIQAKVPGMKRKAE